The Infirmifilum lucidum DNA segment GAAGCGAGGATATAATCCCGGCTGCGGCCATCTCGCCCCACTTAACCCCCCACTCCGATATGTAGCTGGCGATGACCAGCGGCACTGTGTAGTTCTTCAAGCTCTGTAGCAGGATTACAGCGTAGAGGAACTCGTTCCAGGTCATCAGCAGGCAGAAGATAGCGGTTGCCACCAGTCCCGGGGCAACTATTGGGAGCATGACCCTAACTAGTATAGTTAGAGGCCCGGCACCGTCGACGAGCGCCGCCTCCTCCACTTCCTTCGGGACAGCTCTGAAGAAGCCTATGAGAGTCCATAGCGCGAAGGGGAGCGTGTATATCTGGTAGGCCATGGCTACAGCGTTCAGGTTGTCCAGGAGCTTCATGGACGCGAACATCACGTAGATGGGAAGTATCAGGACTATAGGGGGTATTGTCCTGGCGAATAGCGTCCACGCCAGGAAGCCACGCCTAAAATACTCGTTTAGAGCCAGGCGTGAAATGGCGTAAGATGCTGGAACCGCGAGTGCGAGGGAAATCGCAGTTGAGAGGAAAGCCAGGTATACCGTGTTCACCAGGTACCGCTCGAACCCTTCCTGGAATAGCTTGACGTAGTTCTCGAAAGTTATCTTCGGGGAGAAAGCCTCGTAGACTTCCAGCCCCGCCCTCAGTGAAACGTTTGCAATCCAGTATATCGGCGTTAGCGTCCACAAGAGCACGAGCGCTATCCCCAGGTACAGCCCTATACTCTCGACCCTAATCCTCATTTCAGAATCACCTCCCGCACGTAGAGGGCGCTCAGAGACAGGATGATCACAAGCATTACGAATGATGCGGCAGACGCTTTCCCTACTTCCCAGAACACAAGCCCCGACTTGAATATGTAGAGGGATATCGTCTCGGTGGCGTGCGCTGGCCCGCCACCCGTGAGGAGGTAGACTTTATCGAATAGTCTGAAGGTGTCAATGCTCCTCAGAAGCAGTACCAGCGCTATGTAAGGCTTTAAGAGTGGCAACGTAATGCTCCTAAAGGTTCTAAAGGGAGAAGCCCCGTCGAGCGTTGCGGCCTCGTAGAGATCCCTCGGTATGGACTGCAGCCCAGCGTAGAAGATGAGGAAACACACGGGCGTCCACTGCCACGTGTCTATCAGGACTATGCTCGGCAGTGCAAGCTCGAAGCTTGTAAGCCACGCCTGTGGAGGCAAGCCTAGGAAGCGTAGTATATAGTTTAGGAGGCCAGTGTCGTAGTCCATCATCAGCTTCCACATTGAGCTGACGACCACAACCGAGAACATGTTCGGCAGAACTAGGAGCGGGACTATATAGTTCTTCCCTCTCACTCTCTGGTTTACGAGGACTGCTACGCCCAGGCCTAGGAGAGTTTGGGCAAATGTCGCCATTAGCGAGAAGAGAACGGTATTCCAGACACTTACTGAAAATACATCGTCCTTCAGGAGGCTCAAGTACTCGTTTAACCCCGTAAACTTGAACTCGCCTGACACTAGGTTGTAGGCGTGGAGCGAGTAGTAAAACACCCCTAGTATCGGGTATACGGTCAGGAAGGCTAGGAGCAGGAGAGAAGGGAGAATTAGAAAAACAGCTATTTTCTGGCGCAAGGGCTTTCCACCTTTTTCCTCCTATCTATCCTCCAGCGAGGACCCTGTCTATCTCTTCTGAAGCTTTAGCAACGGCGTCTGCCGGGCTGATCTTCCCTGCGAGCACCTGGTTCACGTAGCTGCCGAATATGTCTTCAATCTTAGGCCATAGCGGCGTCCTGGGCCTGGGCACCGCAGTCTCGAGGCTCTTAACCTGCACTGCTACCCACCTTCTCAACCCAATAACTTCCTTGTCGTTGCCGACACTAGACCTAACCGGCGGCAAGCCCTTGTATATAGCCATCAACTTCTGCATGCGCGCGCTAGTTGTGTACAGTATGTAGTTGAGAGCAGCGACCTTATTCTGGGAAGCTACATTAATACCCCAATACCACACTCCCAGCAAAGGTGAGGGTCTCTCCCTCTCCCCCGGCGTCACGGTGTACGCCAGTAGTCCTGGAACCTTACTAACTGCAGGGTTATCTGCGTCCTTAATCCAGCCAGGCCAGGTCTCGGTACTCATCGCTATCCTACCGCCTACTAGACGGTCGCGGACATCTGGAGTATTGAAGTTCTCGACACCCGGGGGAGCATACTTTTTAAGCTGGAGTAAGAATTCGAGGGCTTCTACAGCCTTGGAGTCTAGGGCGCTCTTCTTCAAATCGTCCGAGACTATCTTGCCGCCGAAGGCATACAGTATCGGCTGGAAAGCCGTGGCAACGGGGTTGCCCTTAACCCCTCTAAAAGCTATAGGGTACTCTACGAGACCAGAAACCTTTATCTTCTCGCAGGCATTAAGAACATCAGTCCAGGTCTTCGGCTCTGCCAAGCCAAGTTTGTCGAACACGTCTCTCCTGTAAGCAAAGATTTGGACGTTACCCATCTGCGGGAACGCTACGAGCTTGCCTGTCTTGTACGGGTGCCTCCCCACGTCTATCAGTACCTTCGGGAAATCGCCGAGATCAAGAGTTACGCCTGCCTCTTTCGCGAGCGACTCGATGTCTACGAGCCAGCCCGCCTCGCCGAACTGCGGTATCCAGGGGTCGTCCATGTATACGAGGTCTACTGCACTAGAACCTTGCTGGAGCGTCAAGACAATCTTGTCGTATAGTGGGCTGTAAGCGAGGGGTGTATAGTCAACTTTATAGTTCGGGTTCTCCCTAGTGAAGAAGTCTATAACAGCAGAGTTAATATCGTTGTGCTCTGCGTCCCTGCCAAGGAGCGAGAGGGAATAAACCTTAGCAGCGGGTGTAATTGCTGTAGGTGGGCGGGATGAACCGTAGAGGTAGCCCCCGCTGAAGCCGAGGATAAAGGCCCCTGCGCCTAGGGCCGCTAGCTTGAGGAAGTCTCTTCTTGTTGCCATATCATGTGTATTGCTTCTATCACTGGTAATAATTCTTTCGCCATTTGTTTATAAATAGGAAAATTTATAAATGAATTATGGAAAGTATATAGGCCTATATTTTTGGGAGAAGAAACACCTATTTTTCAATGATGAAGCGCCGCCTCCTTCACTAAGGAATACTCGCAGGTATGCCTGGTAATCTAGCTCTTGCCTGAGAGCCCTCAGGCCCTAACACACGCTCTTATGCTTAAAGCCTCGCCCTCCGAGGCGGGCCGTGCTTCTAAGTAGCATTACGGCCGGAGTTATGCCCCTGGAGGGGCTTAGCAAGAGGATTATTGCCTGAGGTTAGTCCCGAGAGCCTGCCTCGGGCAAAGCAGCCGTGACGGCCTTTCTGTCCGGCATCGGGCTAGAGCCGCCCGTTTTTCAGCAGTTTTCCCGTGTCAGCTACTCCCGGGTACTGGCCCAAAGCAAATATATTCCTAAGGTGGAGGGTTTACAGGGTATGCGCCACTCCTATCTGCTTGCACTGATCCTGGTGTCGCTCGTCGCGCTGGACGCCCTCCCACAGCATGTTGGATTAGAGGTTGCTTGGAGGAGAATTTCTGCAGAGGGCGTCGCGTACTCTGCGTGTACAGGCAAGTACGTATACGTCGTCGGCTACGAGGGATCCGGCGCGAATACTTCGGCGAGAGTAGAGGCCCTGAACCCGGCGGACGGCTCTCTAGTCAAGAGCTACACGTACAGGGGCGCAAGAGTCTTTTACTCGTGCGCGTACGCGCGCGGCAGACTGCTCGCCGCCGGCGTGACCTCGGAGGGCAGGTGGGTCGTGGCCTCCTTCGCCGACGACCTGTCCCCGCAGGCCGCCGTCACTAGCGTGGCCGGCTACGCCGCCTCGCTCGCCACAGACGGGGAGTACCTGTACGTAGCTGGCGTCGATGCGTCCACGGCTAGCGTGAGGGTGGAGAAAAGAGAGCTAGGCACGCTCAGCCTCGTAGCCGCGTACAGCCCAGGCGTGCCCAACACGAACGCCTACTCGTGCACGCACGGGGGCGACTCAATCTGGCTTGCGGGCTCGGCCCTCACGCCCAGCGGCTTCAAGTGGAGGGTTGAAAGGCTCGCTACTAACTTGAGCTCCCAGCTGAGGCTCCGGCCGGAAGTCGGGGGCCACGCTTTCTCGGTTGCGTACTCGGGCGGACTGGTATACGTTACTGGACCGAACGGGACAGCAGTTTTCGACGCTAGCGGCGCGGTGCTCGCCAGAACCTCGACGGGGGGTTACGGGCTGGCCCTCCTAAACGGCACGCTCGTGCTCTACACTGCTAGAGTGGAGCCGCTACTCCTACTCTTGAACTCGACAACACTAGACCTGCTAGCGACACTGGAGCTATCACAGGGCAGGGCAGTCCCCTCCTTCGGATCCGTGGCTCTCCAGCAGTCCACGCTCTATATAGCTGGTGCAGAGGAGGTGCAGGGGAAGGCTCACTGGGCCGTATACGCTGTCAGGGCGCTACGCCCGCAGGTGAACGCTACAAAGCCCCCGGCCAGCGCTCCAGCTAATGCCACGAGCACGCCACAAGCAGTGCAGCCACAGCAGCCCCTAGCAGTATTCCTCCCCGAGGCCGTCGCCTCTATAGCCATGGTGGCCGGCATTGTGGCCGCTGTTGTTGCCATAAAGCGTGGCAGGAAGAAGAAGCAGAAGTCCTAGCCTGGGCCGTTGTCCTTTTCTCTGCCTCCCCTAGACGTACCTATTCTGGTGAGTTATTACACACATTTAATGACAACGTCAATATATAAAGATATCAATATACGAATTTATAAAGCTTAGTAATTATCAATATAGTGTTATGACAACAGCCTTATCAAGGCGTGACTTCCTGAAGGCGACAGGACTCGTGGCAGTCACTCTAACGGCAAGCACGCCTGCGCTCCGGCTCCTGAGGCCCGCCCAGCAGGAGAAAAACCTCCAAGGAGGACAAGAGCAGTACGTGCCGAACATATGCATGATGTGCCCAGCGGCTTGCCAGATCCTAGTCCGCGTTAAGGACGGCAAGGTAGAGAAGATAGAAGGTAACCCCAAGGGGCCCACGAACCTGGGGAAGATCTGCGCGAGGGGGCAGGCCGGCGTCTTCCGCGTGTACAACCCGGACAGGCTAAAGAAGCCGCTGGTACGCGACAGCCCAGCCACGAGGGGGTCTTTCCAGGGTCTCAGGGAGGCCTCGTGGGACGAGGCCCTAGAAGCCGTAGCGTCCCACCTCAAGAAGCTCATAAGCGAGGGCAGGGTCAAGGAGGTCTTCATGCTCGGAGGCTGGCCGGCGTGCCTCTACCTCGAGCCCTACATGAAGGCTTTTGCCAATACTATCGGGACGCCTAACGCTATCGGAACCCCCGGTGCAACGTGCTTCTTCCCGAAGGCCTTCGGCTGGAGTACTGCCATCGGGGTAGGGGCTCACAGCCAAATACTCGTAGACTACGAGAACGTAAAGTACCTCGTCGTCATCAGGAGGAACTTCTTCGGGAGCCTGAGCGTCGTCCACGGCGTGCGGGCAGGCCAGAAGCTCGGGAACTACAAGCTCGTCGTCGTCGACCCGAGGTTCAGCGAGACAGCGGCAAAGGCTGACCTGTGGATTCCGATAAAGCCGGGCACAGACCTAGCCTTCCTCCTGGCGCTAATTA contains these protein-coding regions:
- a CDS encoding carbohydrate ABC transporter permease; this translates as MRIRVESIGLYLGIALVLLWTLTPIYWIANVSLRAGLEVYEAFSPKITFENYVKLFQEGFERYLVNTVYLAFLSTAISLALAVPASYAISRLALNEYFRRGFLAWTLFARTIPPIVLILPIYVMFASMKLLDNLNAVAMAYQIYTLPFALWTLIGFFRAVPKEVEEAALVDGAGPLTILVRVMLPIVAPGLVATAIFCLLMTWNEFLYAVILLQSLKNYTVPLVIASYISEWGVKWGEMAAAGIISSLPMLLFTGYVQKYLVLGFMKK
- a CDS encoding carbohydrate ABC transporter permease, coding for MRQKIAVFLILPSLLLLAFLTVYPILGVFYYSLHAYNLVSGEFKFTGLNEYLSLLKDDVFSVSVWNTVLFSLMATFAQTLLGLGVAVLVNQRVRGKNYIVPLLVLPNMFSVVVVSSMWKLMMDYDTGLLNYILRFLGLPPQAWLTSFELALPSIVLIDTWQWTPVCFLIFYAGLQSIPRDLYEAATLDGASPFRTFRSITLPLLKPYIALVLLLRSIDTFRLFDKVYLLTGGGPAHATETISLYIFKSGLVFWEVGKASAASFVMLVIILSLSALYVREVILK
- a CDS encoding extracellular solute-binding protein, translated to MATRRDFLKLAALGAGAFILGFSGGYLYGSSRPPTAITPAAKVYSLSLLGRDAEHNDINSAVIDFFTRENPNYKVDYTPLAYSPLYDKIVLTLQQGSSAVDLVYMDDPWIPQFGEAGWLVDIESLAKEAGVTLDLGDFPKVLIDVGRHPYKTGKLVAFPQMGNVQIFAYRRDVFDKLGLAEPKTWTDVLNACEKIKVSGLVEYPIAFRGVKGNPVATAFQPILYAFGGKIVSDDLKKSALDSKAVEALEFLLQLKKYAPPGVENFNTPDVRDRLVGGRIAMSTETWPGWIKDADNPAVSKVPGLLAYTVTPGERERPSPLLGVWYWGINVASQNKVAALNYILYTTSARMQKLMAIYKGLPPVRSSVGNDKEVIGLRRWVAVQVKSLETAVPRPRTPLWPKIEDIFGSYVNQVLAGKISPADAVAKASEEIDRVLAGG